The genomic window GTTTTTAAATATTCAAGTTCAAGTGGTACTAAAATTTCGTTATAAACAAGCCATGACATTATTGAAGCTATGATCATAACAAAAGTAACTGCAAGTCCCATACCAAAGGCTGCATCTTTCTTTTTTGAAACTCCAAGGAATGAACATATTCCTAGGAATTTAGAAAGAACAAAGTTATTTACTAACATTGCTGATAAGAAAATTAAAAATAATTCCATTACTATTCACTCCTCTTAATTTTTCCCTATTTCTATTGATTCTTTAGAGCATGATCCTGTTCCGCATCCTGAGCAACTTCCACAGTTATGTTCTAAAGTTTTAGCTTTTTCACCAGTTTTTTCTGCCTTCTTAATATTTATAAAATTAAGTAGTGTCATTAAAGCTCCTAATGTGAAGAATGCTCCTGGTGCTAATATCATAATTGACGCTGGCTTAAATGCTTCTGGTAAAATTTGATACCCTAATATTTGTCCAGCTCCAAGAATCTCTCTAACTGTTCCAATTGAAAATAATGCAACTGTAAATCCAAGTCCCATACCTATAGCATCAAAAATTGACGGAAATACTTTGTTTTTTGAGGCATAACTTTCTGCTCTACCTAAAATAATACAGTTAACAACTATAAGTGGAATAAATATTCCAAGAGAATTATATAAACTTGGTACATAACCTTGCATTAACATATCTACTATAGTAACAAATGAAGCTATTATTACTATATATGCAGGTATTCTTATTTTTTCTGGTATAAGTTTTCTAAGTGCTGATATTATCATATTTGAAAATATTAAAACTACAGTTGAAGCTAATCCCATTCCTAATGCATTTTTTGCATTTGTTGTTACTGCAAGAGTTGGACACATAGCTAAAACTTGAACAAAAATCGGATTTTCTGTAATAATACCATTTTTTAATCTTTCTCTAAAATCCTTCATGCTTATCCTCCTATTTTTTACTTCTTAACTTTCACTAGCTCCTGTATTTACATCAGTCTTTTGGCTAGTTGTAGTTTCTTCACTAGCTCCTGTATTAGTGTCAGTACTTTTCTTTTCTTCCTTCTTTGTACCTGTTTCTTCGCTAGCTCCAGAGTTAGCATCTGTTGCTTTTTCTTCTTTTTGTGCGCCAGCTTCTTCACTTGCACCTGAGTTAGCATCTGTTCCGCCATTTGGCGCTAATTTTTCACCCTTTATATTTTCCATATAAAATTTAATAGCATCATTTACTGCGCTTACAGCTGCTTTACTTGAAATAGTAGCTCCTGATATAGCTTCTAACTCACTATCTTTAACAGTAGATTTTTTTACTACTTCTAAATATCCTTTTGCTGATTTATCTTTGAATCTTGAAGTAAACTTATCTTCAGTAATTTTTGCTCCAAGACCTGGTGTTTCTGAGTGTGCTAATACTTTAACTCCTGAAACTTTATCATCTTTTGAAATAGCAACTACAAAATCAACTGGTCCATGGAATCCCTTACTAGTTACTTTTAAAACATAACCAACTACATCACTTTTTCCTATAGCTTCATAGACTTCTTTAACAGTTCCTTCTTCATTTATTTTAATATCTATATCTCTTATTGATTCTGCAATAGGTAATACCTTCTTTAAATCTTCTTTATTTATTTTAGAATTTTCTAATATTGCTTCTTTAGTTAAACTATTAGCAAAACCTAATAAAAGACCTGCTAATGCTGTAATAACTAAAAGGATTCCCCCTAGTTTGAAATTCTCTTTCATATTAAGCAGCCTCCTTTTTAACTTTTACCTTCTTAGTAGTAAAATACTCTATTAATGGAGTAAATAAATTTAATATAATAATTGCATAATAAGGTCCTTCTGGATTATATCCTTTAACGGCTATGAATGAGGCACAAATACCTGCCGCTAAACCAAATATATATTGACCAACTTTAGTCATTGGTGTTGTTGCATGATCTGTTGCCATAAATATAGCAGCTAGGAAGAATGCTCCCGGTAATAAACCTTCTTTTCCAAAATAACTATACATTGCAAAAGCCGAAATTATAAATGTAAATGAAGCTCTTAAACTAATTACACCTCTTATGGCTAAATATAGGCCACCAATACATAAAGCTAATATAGAAACTTCTCCAATACTTCCGTTAGCTTGACCTATAATTCTATCTATTAATGGTACAACCTTTTGTGCAGCTTTAGATGCTGATGCAGTAGTATCCACTACCGGCTTTGCCATAACTGCTGCCCATGAAGCAATTAAAAATGCTTTAGTTGCCGCTGCTGGATTCATAAAATTTTGCCCAAGTCCACCAAAGAATTGTTTAACTACTATAGTTGCAAATATTGCTCCTATTAC from Clostridium septicum includes these protein-coding regions:
- the rsxE gene encoding electron transport complex subunit RsxE — protein: MKDFRERLKNGIITENPIFVQVLAMCPTLAVTTNAKNALGMGLASTVVLIFSNMIISALRKLIPEKIRIPAYIVIIASFVTIVDMLMQGYVPSLYNSLGIFIPLIVVNCIILGRAESYASKNKVFPSIFDAIGMGLGFTVALFSIGTVREILGAGQILGYQILPEAFKPASIMILAPGAFFTLGALMTLLNFINIKKAEKTGEKAKTLEHNCGSCSGCGTGSCSKESIEIGKN
- a CDS encoding RnfABCDGE type electron transport complex subunit G; the encoded protein is MKENFKLGGILLVITALAGLLLGFANSLTKEAILENSKINKEDLKKVLPIAESIRDIDIKINEEGTVKEVYEAIGKSDVVGYVLKVTSKGFHGPVDFVVAISKDDKVSGVKVLAHSETPGLGAKITEDKFTSRFKDKSAKGYLEVVKKSTVKDSELEAISGATISSKAAVSAVNDAIKFYMENIKGEKLAPNGGTDANSGASEEAGAQKEEKATDANSGASEETGTKKEEKKSTDTNTGASEETTTSQKTDVNTGASES
- a CDS encoding RnfABCDGE type electron transport complex subunit D, whose translation is MGNTNLKISPAPHIKRGLGVNKIMIDFIIALIPAVFAGIYFYKGDAVKILLASVLASIISEALWNKFIKKTNWITDLSPIVSGIILGLIMPTYVPLWIPVIGAIFATIVVKQFFGGLGQNFMNPAAATKAFLIASWAAVMAKPVVDTTASASKAAQKVVPLIDRIIGQANGSIGEVSILALCIGGLYLAIRGVISLRASFTFIISAFAMYSYFGKEGLLPGAFFLAAIFMATDHATTPMTKVGQYIFGLAAGICASFIAVKGYNPEGPYYAIIILNLFTPLIEYFTTKKVKVKKEAA